Proteins from a single region of Paramormyrops kingsleyae isolate MSU_618 chromosome 9, PKINGS_0.4, whole genome shotgun sequence:
- the LOC111844751 gene encoding Krueppel-like factor 11: MDSDACLPNDSPRAKDIEAVEALMAMSSCWKAGRFGHADPRPLTPHSDIFEEGLPLPAPVEFQGSPLCMTPPYSPLNSELPHTLSASFPEPVRTPSCQSRPQTEGGPCDPVGCHRSHATSVIRHTADLLPCTCNSCPAEKKKNVCGSLQPDGGTPERSSSSQPEDRGAGACPAASTAHHSGLAPSNGPVFLNLSSSVGLLQHPVSSGPVNIASMPVLCQVLPVSRTTPPVVSAHGQQGAVCPPVVLMSGEVSKGSVMFLVPQPVLPRQSALVTPGKPKLAAIAPAPGVPSLVQRNSPRPSVSRIRSHICTHPGCGKTYFKSSHLKAHRRTHTGEKPFCCNWEGCERHFARSDELSRHRRTHTGEKRFACPVCHSRFMRSDHLAKHARRHLATKRMPTWQVQLRSLSSLAAACPQHLPSGPEGMLAC; this comes from the exons ATGGATTCAGATGCCTGTCTCCCGAACGACTCTCCACGAGCGAAGGACATCGAGGCAGTGGAGGCCCTGATGGCCATGAGCAGCTGCTGGAAAGCTGGGAGATTTGGCCATGCAGATCCCCGTCCCCTGACGCCTCACTCTGACATCTTTGAGGaagggcttcctctgccggcccctgtcGAGTTCCAGGGGTCTCCTCTG TGTATGACTCCACCCTACAGCCCGCTGAACTCTGAGCTTCCACATACCCTTTCGGCATCCTTTCCGGAGCCGGTTCGGACCCCTTCCTGCCAGAGCAGGCCGCAGACAGAGGGCGGCCCTTGTGATCCCGTGGGGTGTCATAGGTCACACGCCACCAGCGTGATCCGCCACACTGCAGACTTGCTGCCTTGCACCTGCAACAGCTGTCCTGCAGAGAAGAAAAAGAATGTGTGTGGATCATTGCAGCCTGATGGCGGCACTCCTGAGAGAAGTTCATCAAGCCAGCCGGAAGACAGAGGCGCTGGAGCATGCCCAGCTGCGTCTACAGCACATCATTCTGGGCTGGCCCCCTCAAATGGCCCGGTCTTCTTGAATTTGTCATCGTCTGTTGGACTGCTACAACACCCTGTGTCCAGTGGCCCTGTGAACATAGCTTCCATGCCGGTCCTCTGTCAAGTGCTTCCTGTATCACGCACAACTCCGCCTGTTGTTTCtgcacatggccagcagggggcggtaTGCCCACCGGTGGTCCTCATGAGTGGAGAGGTTTCCAAGGGTTCGGTTATGTTCCTCGTCCCCCAGCCAGTGCTCCCCAGACAGTCTGCACTGGTAACCCCTGGAAAGCCTAAGCTGGCTGCCATTGCCCCCGCACCGGGCGTCCCCTCCTTGGTCCAAAGGAACAGCCCGCGGCCCAGCGTTTCCAGGATACGGAGCCACATCTGTACCCACCCGGGCTGTGGGAAGACCTACTTCAAGAGCTCCCACCTCAAGGCCCACAGGAGGACTCACACAG gcgaGAAGCCTTTCTGCTGCAACTGGGAGGGCTGCGAGCGGCACTTCGCCCGATCCGACGAGCTGTCCCGGCACCGCCGCACACACACTGGCGAGAAACGCTTTGCCTGCCCCGTGTGCCACAGCCGCTTCATGCGCAGCGACCACCTGGCCAAACACGCCCGGCGCCACCTGGCGACCAAACGGATGCCCACCTGGCAGGTGCAGCTCCGGAGCCTCAGCAGCCTGGCGGCTGCCTGCCCTCAGCACCTGCCGTCCGGCCCCGAGGGCATGCTGGCATGTTAG